From Triticum urartu cultivar G1812 chromosome 2, Tu2.1, whole genome shotgun sequence, a single genomic window includes:
- the LOC125535146 gene encoding putative disease resistance protein RGA3 gives MEVSACSGGLDPARLAKAPQLLRSASQAMKGLAADIHSSGGSGRKCAPGASRSGGKAAAPILELLETYLLEIWDISAAAEYKALALQARDAFYLNQDLQDTVDCRRFHSSNPPRVQFKPLPALRWCGWHCLPFGIVAPKPPKKIIKDIKVVNQETRKIGDLLDKGEDGSSRGRPRMPDSSREILHTRRGFVGRDKEKDDIVQLLIQPCAKSAVISVVGEAGIGKTTLAQMVFNDATVREHFDVKCWVSVSSSSNKMELAAEILRSVLPAWDGSADKMLDFQMLQSELRRALTSKRYLIVLDDVWNITDETWMDMLAPLQSADTGSRIMATSRMDTMPRIFRASQLYTVNPLKNEDCWALLKEHALPSDPGNVYQELHPIGKRIAEKINGSPLAAKLVGGLLGDTRSNIHWMNIMENGLQDNAVFSALCLSYKYLPVHLKRCFAYCSLFPEDYKFDPAHLFRLWIAEGFVQPQDRAEKRMEDIAREYFDQLLSRSFFQEIKLGSKTYYLVHGLLHDLARSVAAEDCFRIDDGMNCDIPLTVRHLSVTMNSLPSLTSFRSLKELRTLLIRPSLPSNSSCSQEDFAVNLKSILEKSKQLRVLDLSCFKSKELPQCIDDLLHLRYLSMHGSIQRLPESIGKLLHLQVLCFTGKCSFDKLPENVTMLVNLRHLLVETKCTAGLAGIGRLANLQGSLEFHSEKREGHRLEELRNINGLHGLLKIKGLENVSSYEEACKAELNKKTHLNSLNLEWSSASRNNPPPADAKVLEGLKPHQDIKVLNLRRYCGARAPSWLPLLQQLRSLHLTNCRSLTMLPPLGHLGSLRHLHMKELCAVDCIGHEFYGTGDVAFPSLNFLEFDDFPRLHDWSGIAHGKSFPCLERLIIMDCPKLVKIPPLPPTTCEVTIERTQFLPYMRLAPFSSSSEKLQLDVCTTNVHFNGLLHEQHREAIVAVNISGAEQVVATEEIGSLVSLQRLQLSRCNFTDQNFSRFLQALPCLSSLEMIDLPNMTSLPASETLKFCTMLTELSIRNCQLLHSLSSLQFFDSLKVLVIERCPKITATSFPLNFSSLSSLKVLRISYCSELQSLPVCGLPSSLETLHIIGCHPELSKQSRNRTAALVPSVPIQ, from the coding sequence ATGGAGGTGTCGGCGTGCTCCGGCGGCCTGGATCCCGCGAGACTGGCCAAGGCGCCGCAGCTGCTGCGCTCGGCCTCTCAGGCCATGAAGGGGCTGGCCGCCGACATCCACTCCTCCGGCGGGAGCGGCCGGAAATGCGCGCCTGGGGCCAGTAGGTCCGGGGGAAAGGCCGCCGCCCCCATCCTGGAGCTTCTCGAGACCTATTTGCTCGAGATctgggacatctctgctgctgcCGAATATAAGGCGCTGGCTCTGCAGGCCAGGGATGCCTTCTACTTGAACCAAGACCTTCAAGACACGGTCGACTGCCGCAGGTTTCATTCCTCCAACCCACCTCGTGTTCAATTCAAACCACTTCCCGCTCTCAGGTGGTGTGGTTGGCACTGCCTCCCTTTTGGAATAGTTGCGCCCAAACCACCCAAGAAGATCATCAAGGACATCAAGGTTGTGAATCAAGAAACTCGCAAGATTGGCGATCTGCTGGACAAGGGGGAAGACGGCTCATCGCGGGGGCGGCCGCGCATGCCTGATTCAAGCAGGGAAATTCTTCACACTAGAAGAGGATTCGTTGGGCGTGACAAGGAGAAGGATGATATCGTCCAATTGCTCATCCAGCCATGTGCCAAGTCTGCTGTTATCTCTGTTGTTGGTGAAGCAGGAATTGGGAAGACAACTCTTGCTCAGATGGTGTTCAATGATGCAACAGTTCGGGAGCATTTTGATGTCAAATGTTGGGTGTCAGTTTCCAGTAGCTCCAACAAGATGGAGCTCGCAGCCGAGATCCTAAGGTCGGTCCTACCGGCTTGGGATGGCTCCGCTGACAAGATGCTGGATTTTCAAATGCTTCAGTCGGAGCTCCGTCGAGCTCTTACATCCAAGAGGTAtctgattgttcttgatgatgtGTGGAACATCACAGATGAAACCTGGATGGACATGCTCGCTCCTCTACAGTCAGCAGATACCGGGAGCAGAATTATGGCGACTTCCCGCATGGACACCATGCCTCGCATCTTCAGAGCATCACAGCTGTACACTGTGAATCCGCTCAAGAACGAGGATTGCTGGGCCCTGCTGAAGGAACATGCTTTGCCAAGTGATCCCGGTAATGTCTATCAAGAACTTCACCCGATCGGGAAGCGGATTGCTGAAAAAATCAATGGATCACCTCTGGCTGCCAAGCTGGTGGGAGGTTTGCTGGGAGATACAAGGAGCAACATTCACTGGATGAACATCATGGAAAATGGATTACAAGATAATGCTGTTTTCTCCGCCCTATGCTTGAGCTATAAATACCTACCGGTACACCTCAAGCGATGCTTTGCATATTGCAGTTTGTTTCCAGAGGACTATAAGTTTGATCCAGCACACTTGTTCCGCCTTTGGATTGCCGAGGGTTTTGTTCAACCACAAGACAGGGCTGAAAAAAGGATGGAAGACATTGCTAGAGAATATTTTGATCAGCTCCTTTCACGCTCATTCTTCCAGGAAATCAAGCTTGGATCCAAGACGTACTACTTGGTGCATGGCTTACTCCATGATCTTGCAAGGTCTGTTGCAGCGGAGGACTGTTTCCGTATTGACGATGGCATGAACTGTGACATCCCGTTAACAGTGCGCCATCTGTCTGTCACCATGAACAGTCTACCTTCCCTCACAAGCTTCCGCAGTCTAAAAGAGTTGCGCACCTTGTTAATCCGACCGTCACTTCCATCCAACTCCAGTTGCTCCCAAGAGGATTTTGCTGTGAATTTAAAAAGTATCCTGGAGAAGTCAAAACAGTTGCGTGTTCTTGATCTCAGTTGCTTTAAGTCCAAAGAGTTGCCCCAATGCATTGATGACTTATTGCACCTCCGATACCTATCTATGCATGGCTCCATCCAGAGGCTTCCTGAGTCGATTGGCAAGCTCCTGCATCTGCAAGTATTGTGCTTCACTGGGAAATGTTCTTTTGATAAGCTTCCTGAAAACGTTACTATGTTGGTCAATTTGCGGCACCTTCTTGTTGAAACAAAGTGTACTGCAGGATTGGCGGGCATTGGTCGGCTAGCTAACCTTCAGGGATCACTTGAGTTCCACAGTGAGAAGAGGGAAGGGCATAGACTAGAAGAGTTGAGGAACATCAATGGTCTCCATGGGCTACTAAAAATAAAAGGTCTAGAAAATGTTTCAAGCTATGAAGAAGCCTGCAAAGCTGAGTTGAATAAAAAAACACATCTTAATTCTTTGAACTTAGAATGGAGCTCCGCTAGTAGGAATAACCCTCCTCCTGCGGACGCAAAGGTACTTGAAGGCCTAAAGCCGCACCAAGACATTAAGGTACTTAACCTTAGAAGGTATTGTGGCGCCAGAGCTCCCAGCTGGCTACCATTATTGCAGCAGCTGCGTTCCTTGCACCTTACCAATTGCAGGAGTTTGACCATGCTTCCTCCACTGGGGCATTTGGGATCACTCAGACATTTACACATGAAGGAGCTGTGTGCGGTTGACTGTATTGGACATGAGTTTTATGGCACTGGTGATGTGGCATTTCCATCCCTAAACTTCCTTGAATTTGATGATTTCCCAAGGTTGCATGACTGGTCCGGAATAGCACACGGAAAGTCATTTCCATGCCTTGAAAGATTAATCATAATGGATTGTCCAAAATTGGTCAAAATTCCTCCCCTCCCCCCAACTACTTGTGAAGTTACCATTGAGCGTACACAGTTCTTACCATATATGAGGCTTGCCCCTTTTTCTTCGAGTTCAGAGAAGCTCCAACTGGATGTTTGTACAACTAATGTCCACTTCAACGGCTTACTTCATGAACAGCACAGAGAAGCCATTGTAGCCGTAAACATAAGTGGTGCTGAGCAGGTCGTTGCTACTGAGGAAATAGGGTCGCTTGTTTCTCTACAAAGGTTGCAGCTTAGTCGCTGTAATTTTACTGACCAAAATTTTAGTAGGTTTCTCCAGGCTCTCCCTTGTCTCTCCTCATTGGAGATGATAGACCTGCCTAACATGACATCTCTTCCAGCATCGGAAACACTTAAGTTCTGCACCATGCTCACTGAGTTGTCCATACGCAACTGCCAGCTTTTGCACTCTCTATCCTCATTGCAGTTTTTTGATTCACTAAAAGTTCTGGTGATCGAGAGATGTCCTAAAATTACTGCAACATCATTTCCGTTGAACTTTAGTAGCCTTTCATCTCTCAAAGTGTTGAGAATATCATACTGCTCAGAGCTCCAATCTTTACCAGTATGCGGTCTGCCATCCTCATTGGAAACACTTCATATTATTGGGTGCCACCCGGAGTTGTCCAAACAGTCAAGAAATAGGACAGCTGCTTTGGTACCTAGTGTGCCGATTCAGTGA